Part of the Nocardia farcinica genome, GCTGACCGTGGTGGGAAGTTGAAGACTCATGCCGAATCCCTTCGCGACGCTGCGAGTGATCTCGACCATATCGGAAACAAGCGTTTCCGTACACAGTTGTTTCCCGATTCGTGCTGTGAAAAGCTGTCTCGATGACCCGCGCAACGACCGGCACGTATCGCGGCGCCTCCACCGCCGAGCGGCGCGAGGACCGGCGCAGGCGCCTGCTGGACGCCGCGCTCGACATCGTCGGCACCAACGGCCTGTCCGCGCTGACCGTCCGCGGCGTCTGCGAGCAGGCCAAAGTGGGCCCGCGTTTCTTCTACGAAGCCTTCCCCGATCTCGACGCGCTCGCCATCGCGCTACAGCTCGAGGTGCAGAATTCCGCCCTGGACAGCGCCCGCACCGCGATCGCGGTCACCGCCGGCACGCCCGCCCAGCGGATCAGGGCGGGGGTGGCCGCGCTCATCACCGACCTCACCGACGATC contains:
- a CDS encoding TetR/AcrR family transcriptional regulator, which codes for MTRATTGTYRGASTAERREDRRRRLLDAALDIVGTNGLSALTVRGVCEQAKVGPRFFYEAFPDLDALAIALQLEVQNSALDSARTAIAVTAGTPAQRIRAGVAALITDLTDDPRRAHIVFAQAFGSEALMRSRFASMRTVAATIIEQTRVVLDLPEGQDAAVAATSQLITGGAAELVLVWLDGGLDVDREGLIDLLADFTIAMIERLPAVAVRLG